The Devosia sp. YIM 151766 genome includes a region encoding these proteins:
- a CDS encoding precorrin-8X methylmutase: MIEYDYIKDGDAIYRQSFAIIRAEADLSAFSEDEAELAVRMIHAAGQVDAAQHFVFGPGFVSAAREALKGGAPILCDAEMVARGITAARLPASNPVICTLRDERTPRLAQSIGNTRSAAALHLWEDHLDGAVVAIGNAPTALFHLLEMLRDGAPKPAAILGMPVGFVGAAESKQALAENSYGVPYAIVRGRLGGSAMTSACLNALARAGL; the protein is encoded by the coding sequence ATGATTGAATACGACTATATCAAGGATGGCGACGCGATTTATCGCCAGTCCTTCGCCATTATCCGCGCCGAAGCCGACCTGTCGGCCTTTTCCGAGGATGAGGCCGAGCTTGCCGTGCGCATGATCCATGCCGCCGGGCAGGTGGACGCGGCACAGCATTTCGTCTTCGGCCCCGGCTTCGTCTCCGCCGCGCGCGAGGCGCTCAAGGGCGGCGCGCCGATTCTCTGCGACGCCGAAATGGTGGCGCGCGGCATCACGGCGGCGCGCCTTCCCGCCAGCAATCCGGTGATCTGCACATTGCGTGACGAACGCACACCAAGGCTGGCGCAGAGCATCGGCAATACGCGCTCGGCAGCGGCGCTGCATCTTTGGGAAGATCATCTGGACGGCGCCGTGGTCGCCATCGGCAATGCGCCCACCGCTCTGTTCCACCTGCTCGAAATGCTGCGTGACGGCGCCCCCAAGCCTGCCGCCATTCTCGGCATGCCGGTCGGCTTCGTCGGCGCTGCCGAATCGAAGCAGGCGCTGGCCGAAAATTCCTATGGCGTACCCTATGCCATCGTGCGCGGCCGGCTAGGGGGCAGCGCCATGACCTCGGCCTGCCTCAACGCGCTGGCGAGGGCGGGGCTGTGA
- the cobG gene encoding precorrin-3B synthase, with the protein MELTIFSRPDGARRGDCPTLDAPMQTGDGLLARMRVAGNRLTPQQLAAIARLARQHGNGLVEVTARGNLQIRGLTPASVPRFAEAASSLVTIETGLVVDISPIAGEDPEEKADPRPLAAGIRTAAASVTGKLGPKVSVVIDGNGQLSLAAVKADIRLVALDAARWSVMLGQGKPQIMDTESAVAAAIAVLNALAALGAEARAADLFPPASTTASAPAPRGWNGGNLVLSDGHANPIALPFGQMHANALIELAIHAEACRVRTIRLAPGHAILLDNAPDVLIDRAATLGFITSPTDPRRHISACIGSDGCASGHIAARRLAAQLAPHLPSGRRLHVSGCAKGCAHPRPADLTLVGRADGIGLVIDGRAGDTPRQVVDEAGLLPALAARQEIR; encoded by the coding sequence ATGGAACTGACCATTTTCAGTCGACCAGACGGTGCGCGGCGCGGCGACTGCCCGACGCTGGATGCGCCGATGCAGACTGGCGATGGTCTGCTTGCCCGCATGCGCGTTGCCGGCAATCGCCTTACCCCGCAGCAACTGGCCGCCATTGCCCGCCTCGCTCGTCAACACGGTAACGGCCTGGTCGAAGTCACGGCGCGCGGCAATCTGCAGATACGCGGCTTGACTCCGGCCAGTGTTCCCCGCTTCGCCGAAGCTGCGTCATCGCTGGTCACAATCGAAACCGGCCTTGTGGTCGACATCTCCCCGATCGCTGGCGAAGATCCAGAAGAAAAAGCCGATCCCCGCCCCCTTGCCGCCGGCATCCGCACCGCCGCCGCATCCGTGACGGGAAAGCTCGGCCCCAAGGTCAGCGTGGTCATCGACGGCAATGGCCAGCTTTCCCTCGCCGCCGTGAAGGCCGATATCCGCCTTGTGGCGCTCGACGCTGCCCGCTGGTCCGTCATGCTCGGCCAAGGCAAGCCGCAGATCATGGACACAGAGAGCGCCGTGGCGGCGGCTATTGCCGTGCTCAATGCGCTCGCCGCTCTGGGTGCGGAGGCCCGCGCCGCCGACCTTTTCCCGCCAGCCAGCACAACAGCTTCCGCTCCCGCGCCCCGGGGCTGGAACGGCGGCAACCTCGTCCTTAGCGACGGCCACGCCAATCCGATCGCCCTGCCCTTCGGCCAGATGCATGCCAATGCGCTTATCGAGCTCGCCATCCATGCCGAAGCTTGCCGCGTCAGGACAATCCGGCTCGCGCCCGGTCATGCGATCCTGCTGGACAATGCTCCCGACGTCCTGATCGACCGTGCCGCGACCCTCGGTTTCATCACCAGTCCAACCGATCCGCGCCGGCATATCAGCGCCTGTATCGGCAGCGACGGTTGCGCCTCGGGCCATATCGCGGCGCGACGGCTCGCCGCACAATTGGCGCCGCATCTTCCCTCCGGCAGGCGCCTCCACGTCTCCGGCTGCGCCAAGGGCTGCGCCCATCCGCGCCCGGCAGACCTCACCCTGGTAGGCCGCGCCGATGGGATTGGTCTTGTCATCGATGGCCGGGCGGGCGATACGCCTCGGCAGGTTGTCGATGAGGCCGGACTTCTTCCGGCGCTGGCCGCCCGGCAGGAAATCCGATGA
- the cobF gene encoding precorrin-6A synthase (deacetylating), with amino-acid sequence MKTILVVGIGTGSPEHVTVAAIEALNRADVLFVPDKGAGKADLAEIRRTIIARFVKGAVRQVGYAVPRRDAAHADYGQGVEDWHAALAEIFAGLIAEIPENGSGAFLVWGDPGLYDSTLRILDRVKMPIKVEVFPGITAIQALTAAHGIALNRIGEPVIITTGRQLGSVETDSVVMLDGRLAFRDADPDLEIFWGAYLGTPEQILVSGRLGDVAEKIVAVRAAARERHGWIMDIYLLRQAE; translated from the coding sequence GTGAAAACCATTCTCGTCGTCGGCATCGGCACCGGCTCGCCCGAGCACGTGACCGTGGCCGCCATTGAAGCGCTTAACCGCGCCGATGTGCTGTTCGTGCCGGATAAGGGCGCCGGCAAGGCCGATCTCGCCGAGATTCGCCGCACCATCATTGCCCGCTTTGTCAAAGGCGCGGTCCGGCAGGTCGGCTATGCGGTGCCCCGCCGCGATGCCGCCCATGCCGATTACGGTCAGGGCGTCGAGGACTGGCATGCGGCGCTGGCGGAAATTTTCGCCGGCCTCATCGCCGAAATACCGGAAAACGGCAGTGGCGCCTTCCTGGTCTGGGGCGATCCGGGCCTTTACGATTCCACCCTGCGTATTCTTGACCGGGTCAAAATGCCGATCAAAGTGGAAGTCTTTCCCGGCATTACCGCTATCCAGGCCCTTACCGCCGCCCATGGCATTGCGCTCAACCGCATCGGCGAGCCGGTGATCATCACTACGGGCCGCCAACTCGGCAGCGTGGAAACGGATAGCGTGGTCATGCTGGATGGCCGGCTGGCTTTTCGTGACGCCGATCCCGATCTGGAAATCTTCTGGGGCGCTTATCTCGGCACCCCCGAGCAAATCCTGGTTTCCGGGCGTCTCGGCGACGTGGCCGAAAAAATCGTGGCCGTACGCGCCGCCGCCCGCGAACGCCATGGCTGGATCATGGACATCTATCTGCTGCGCCAGGCGGAGTAG
- a CDS encoding LacI family DNA-binding transcriptional regulator yields the protein MQQHKLATIEDVAAMAGVSIATVSRAINEPKKVADATRRRVVEAIARTGYTTNAMARSLRMRRSNMILILAPDVGDPNFSNILVGLETEASQRGYGLLIGNTQNDPSRETDYLRFISSNQADGLILFTGHLPFGFGQDRGETRLPPMVAVNEPVLGQDIPFVGVDNFEGARVAAEHLISQGHRRIAFIGHSTSREINRLRETGYRAALEGAGIAIDPRLILDGDGTTESGRAAAELMFVRDALPSAFLCVNDATALGVIIALNARRYELPRQFSVMGFDDISFASFVSPSLTTMKQPRHRIGEAAMELLLAMLAGETPKSREVLLRAELIVRNSVSRPGS from the coding sequence GTGCAGCAGCATAAGCTGGCCACTATCGAAGATGTTGCTGCCATGGCCGGGGTTTCCATCGCCACGGTGAGCCGCGCCATCAACGAGCCGAAAAAGGTCGCCGACGCCACTCGCCGCCGGGTTGTCGAGGCCATTGCCCGCACCGGCTACACTACCAATGCCATGGCCCGTTCGCTGCGCATGCGCCGCAGCAACATGATCCTCATTCTGGCCCCCGATGTCGGCGACCCGAACTTCTCGAATATCCTGGTGGGGCTCGAAACCGAGGCCAGCCAGCGGGGCTATGGCCTGTTGATCGGCAATACGCAGAACGATCCGAGCCGCGAGACCGATTACCTGCGCTTCATCAGCTCCAACCAGGCGGATGGACTGATCCTGTTCACCGGCCATCTGCCGTTCGGCTTCGGCCAGGATCGCGGCGAAACCCGGCTTCCGCCCATGGTCGCGGTCAATGAGCCGGTATTGGGGCAGGACATTCCCTTTGTCGGCGTCGATAATTTCGAAGGCGCCCGCGTCGCGGCCGAACACCTGATTTCGCAGGGCCATCGCCGCATTGCCTTTATCGGCCATTCCACCAGTCGCGAGATCAATCGGCTGCGCGAGACCGGCTATCGCGCCGCGCTGGAAGGTGCCGGTATCGCCATCGATCCGCGCCTGATTCTGGACGGCGACGGCACCACCGAAAGCGGTCGCGCCGCCGCCGAGCTGATGTTCGTGCGCGATGCGCTGCCCAGCGCCTTTCTCTGCGTCAACGACGCCACTGCGCTTGGGGTCATCATCGCGCTCAACGCCCGCCGCTACGAATTGCCCCGCCAGTTTTCGGTCATGGGATTCGACGACATTTCCTTCGCCAGCTTCGTCAGCCCCTCGCTCACCACCATGAAACAGCCCCGCCACCGTATCGGCGAAGCGGCTATGGAATTGCTGCTGGCCATGCTGGCCGGCGAAACGCCCAAATCGCGCGAAGTGCTGCTACGGGCCGAGCTGATCGTGCGCAATTCAGTATCCCGTCCCGGGAGCTAG
- a CDS encoding sugar ABC transporter ATP-binding protein — MADAQDASVQPILSAHRISKSFGDIPVLFSVDYDILPGEVHAIIGENGAGKSTLIKILSGIEQPTSGSISYNGETVVLPPNGEAASMGIVVIHQELLLAEHLSVADSIFLGRELRSGPFLNLAEMRRQTRAILDVLNVDIDPDARINTLSVADKQMVEIAKAISRDARVIIMDEPTAVLSIAESQTLFEQIRRVTAKGVAVIFISHKLDEIMTVANRVTVLRDGQLIATVGTDNLTPDSIAQMMVGRELSNLYPPKHEPDVDAEVMLSVRDLAAPGISAISFDLKRGEILGFAGLIGSGRTAVAEAIVGLTKKSAGAIEVHGEPADFADVSKSVAAGLAYMTKDRKGRGLLLNAGLQANLTLLTLKKHLRFGFLDGRSEEQALERAVRRFDVRALDPSVQVGKLSGGNQQKLMLGKTMESEPDIVIMDEPTRGIDVGTKQQIYHIIAALAAEGKAIIVISSEMQEVIGLSHRVVVMRNGRMAGVLEGAEITEAEIMRYAAGIKQDRENERLSA; from the coding sequence ATGGCGGATGCGCAGGATGCAAGCGTGCAGCCGATTCTGTCGGCCCATCGCATCTCCAAGTCTTTCGGCGATATTCCAGTGCTGTTCAGCGTGGATTACGATATTCTGCCGGGCGAGGTTCATGCCATTATCGGCGAGAACGGCGCCGGCAAGTCCACGCTGATCAAGATCCTGTCCGGCATCGAGCAACCGACCTCCGGTTCGATTTCCTATAACGGCGAGACGGTGGTGCTGCCGCCCAATGGCGAAGCCGCCTCCATGGGCATTGTCGTCATCCATCAGGAACTGCTGCTGGCGGAACATCTGAGCGTGGCGGATTCGATTTTCCTGGGCCGCGAACTGCGCTCGGGTCCCTTCCTGAATCTCGCGGAAATGCGGCGTCAGACCCGCGCCATTCTCGATGTCCTCAATGTCGATATCGACCCCGATGCGCGCATCAATACGCTGTCGGTCGCCGACAAGCAGATGGTGGAAATCGCCAAGGCCATCAGCCGCGACGCGCGGGTCATCATCATGGACGAGCCCACGGCCGTCTTGTCGATAGCCGAATCGCAGACCCTGTTCGAACAAATCCGGCGAGTGACGGCCAAGGGCGTGGCGGTGATCTTCATCTCGCACAAGCTGGATGAGATCATGACCGTCGCCAATCGCGTCACCGTCCTGCGGGATGGCCAACTCATTGCCACGGTCGGCACGGATAATCTGACGCCGGATTCGATCGCCCAGATGATGGTGGGGCGCGAGCTCTCCAACCTCTATCCGCCCAAGCATGAGCCGGACGTGGACGCCGAAGTGATGCTGTCGGTGCGAGACTTGGCGGCGCCTGGTATTTCGGCGATTTCTTTCGATTTGAAGCGCGGCGAAATCCTCGGCTTTGCCGGCCTGATCGGCTCGGGCCGCACGGCGGTGGCCGAAGCCATTGTCGGGCTGACGAAGAAGAGCGCTGGCGCCATAGAAGTGCATGGCGAGCCGGCCGATTTCGCCGACGTTTCAAAATCCGTTGCGGCGGGCCTAGCCTATATGACCAAGGACCGCAAAGGACGAGGCCTGTTGCTCAATGCAGGCCTGCAAGCCAATCTCACCCTGCTAACGCTCAAGAAGCATCTGCGCTTCGGTTTTCTCGATGGGCGCAGCGAGGAGCAGGCATTGGAGCGCGCGGTGCGCCGCTTCGACGTCAGGGCGCTCGATCCCTCGGTGCAGGTGGGCAAGCTGTCGGGCGGCAACCAGCAGAAGCTGATGCTGGGCAAGACCATGGAGAGCGAGCCTGATATCGTCATCATGGACGAGCCGACCCGCGGCATCGATGTGGGCACCAAACAGCAAATCTACCACATCATAGCCGCCCTGGCCGCCGAGGGTAAGGCGATCATCGTCATCTCTTCGGAAATGCAGGAAGTCATTGGCCTTTCGCACCGCGTCGTCGTCATGCGCAATGGGCGCATGGCCGGGGTGCTGGAAGGCGCGGAAATAACAGAAGCCGAGATCATGCGTTACGCGGCCGGCATCAAGCAGGATAGAGAAAATGAGCGCCTCAGTGCCTGA
- a CDS encoding ABC transporter permease: protein MSASVPESASKPAKGFRLDLKTAGPLLALILLVILGYSLNPAFLNEGNVTNLLTRSAFIGIIAVGGTFVITAGGLDLSVGSMAAFIAGIMIIVMNSAVGSMGASVWTVLLGIGCSLILGVGAGFINGFLTTKGKIEAFIVTLGTMGIYRSLITYFADGGTLSLNSAAREIYRPVYYDSFLRIPYPVWVFILVAVIGWVLMNRTAFGRYCMAIGSNEQVARYSAIKVDRVRTWTYILQGLCVSLATIIYVPRLGSASSATGVLWELEAIAAVIIGGTMLKGGYGRIGGTVIGALILTAIGNILNLTDIISNYLNGAVQGVIIVAAVYLQRGSFKHSPRVKKAE from the coding sequence ATGAGCGCCTCAGTGCCTGAAAGTGCCAGCAAGCCGGCTAAGGGCTTCAGGCTCGACCTCAAGACCGCCGGACCGCTGCTGGCGCTGATCCTCCTGGTCATTCTGGGTTATTCGCTGAACCCGGCCTTTCTCAATGAAGGCAATGTCACCAATCTGCTGACCCGCTCGGCCTTTATCGGCATCATCGCGGTGGGCGGCACATTCGTCATCACCGCCGGCGGGCTGGACCTTTCGGTGGGCTCCATGGCCGCCTTCATCGCCGGCATCATGATCATCGTCATGAATTCGGCCGTGGGCAGCATGGGGGCATCGGTCTGGACCGTGCTGCTGGGCATCGGTTGTTCGCTGATCCTGGGCGTCGGCGCCGGCTTCATCAACGGCTTCCTGACCACCAAAGGCAAGATCGAAGCGTTCATCGTGACCCTGGGAACGATGGGGATTTATCGTTCGCTGATCACCTATTTCGCCGATGGCGGCACGCTGTCGCTCAATAGTGCCGCCCGCGAAATATACCGTCCGGTCTATTACGACAGCTTCCTGCGCATTCCCTATCCGGTCTGGGTGTTCATCCTCGTTGCCGTCATCGGCTGGGTGCTGATGAACCGCACCGCCTTTGGCCGTTATTGCATGGCTATCGGCTCCAACGAACAGGTGGCGCGCTATTCGGCCATCAAGGTCGACCGGGTGCGGACCTGGACCTATATTTTGCAGGGTCTCTGCGTGTCGCTGGCCACCATCATCTATGTGCCGCGCCTGGGTTCGGCGTCGTCGGCCACCGGCGTATTGTGGGAACTGGAAGCCATCGCGGCGGTCATCATCGGCGGCACCATGCTCAAGGGCGGTTATGGCCGGATCGGCGGCACCGTGATCGGCGCGCTGATCCTCACCGCCATCGGCAATATCCTCAATCTCACCGATATCATCTCGAACTACCTCAATGGGGCGGTCCAGGGCGTGATCATCGTGGCGGCAGTCTATCTGCAGCGCGGCAGTTTCAAGCATAGCCCGCGCGTCAAGAAGGCCGAATAG
- a CDS encoding substrate-binding domain-containing protein, producing the protein MSIKALTLALAATTALALPVLAQETIKIGVSIPAATHGWAGGLNWHAQEAEKRLEAAHSNIDIILVTADSPADQAGDIEDLISVQQIDALVVLPFESDPLVEPVRQAKAAGAFITVVDRGLPDTSIQDVYVAGNNTELGSTSAEYFVSRLGEGDNIVILRGIPTVIDTERFDAFMAGIEGSGINVLDNQFANWNRDDGFEVMQDFLSRFPDIDGVWAQDDDIAMGVVEAVRQAGRDGEMFIVGGAGMKDVIKGIMDGDELIPVDVLYPPAMIATAMDVTVANFVSNGPVQGEYILGAPLVTQENAAQFYFPDSPF; encoded by the coding sequence ATGTCTATCAAGGCATTGACCCTGGCCCTGGCGGCAACCACCGCTCTGGCGCTTCCGGTTCTGGCCCAGGAAACGATCAAGATCGGCGTTTCCATTCCTGCGGCGACGCATGGCTGGGCCGGCGGCCTCAACTGGCACGCCCAGGAAGCCGAAAAGCGCCTCGAAGCGGCGCATTCCAATATCGACATCATCCTGGTCACCGCCGATAGCCCGGCCGATCAGGCCGGCGATATCGAAGACCTGATCTCGGTGCAGCAGATCGACGCCCTTGTGGTGCTGCCCTTCGAATCCGATCCGCTGGTCGAGCCGGTCCGCCAGGCCAAGGCCGCCGGCGCCTTCATCACCGTGGTCGATCGCGGCCTGCCCGACACGTCCATTCAGGACGTCTATGTGGCTGGCAACAATACCGAATTGGGCTCGACCTCGGCGGAATACTTCGTCTCCCGCCTGGGCGAGGGCGACAATATCGTCATCCTGCGCGGCATCCCGACCGTGATCGATACCGAGCGTTTCGACGCCTTTATGGCCGGCATTGAAGGCTCGGGCATCAATGTGCTGGACAACCAGTTCGCCAACTGGAACCGCGACGACGGCTTTGAAGTGATGCAGGACTTCCTGTCGCGCTTCCCCGATATCGACGGCGTCTGGGCGCAGGACGACGACATCGCCATGGGCGTGGTGGAAGCCGTGCGCCAGGCCGGTCGCGACGGTGAAATGTTCATCGTCGGCGGCGCCGGCATGAAGGACGTGATCAAGGGCATCATGGATGGCGACGAATTGATCCCGGTGGACGTGCTCTATCCGCCGGCCATGATCGCCACCGCCATGGACGTGACCGTTGCCAATTTCGTCTCCAACGGCCCGGTGCAGGGCGAATATATCCTGGGCGCCCCGCTGGTGACTCAGGAGAACGCCGCGCAGTTCTACTTCCCCGACAGCCCGTTCTGA
- a CDS encoding heavy-metal-associated domain-containing protein has product MSEKTTFTVNDMTCNHCVGTVRGALERALPGSTVEIDLASHEVRFTGDRAKGADAIREAGYTPETA; this is encoded by the coding sequence ATGAGCGAGAAAACCACCTTCACTGTCAATGACATGACCTGCAATCACTGCGTCGGCACCGTGCGCGGCGCGCTGGAGCGGGCGCTGCCCGGCAGCACGGTCGAGATCGATCTCGCGAGCCATGAAGTCCGCTTCACCGGCGACAGGGCCAAGGGCGCGGATGCCATCCGCGAGGCCGGCTACACGCCGGAAACGGCATAG
- the cueR gene encoding Cu(I)-responsive transcriptional regulator, giving the protein MNIGQAARQSGVSAKMIRYYEQIGLITPPDRTDSNYRVYGADDVHILRFVKRARTLGFSVEETAALLALWQDKARASGEVKDIASGHISALETKIAELEGMVKTLKHLVHCCQGDNRPDCPILDDLAGERH; this is encoded by the coding sequence ATGAATATCGGCCAGGCCGCCAGGCAATCGGGGGTTTCAGCCAAGATGATCCGCTATTACGAGCAGATCGGCCTCATCACCCCGCCCGACCGCACCGACAGCAATTACCGCGTTTACGGCGCCGACGACGTCCATATATTGCGCTTCGTCAAACGGGCCCGCACGCTCGGTTTCTCGGTCGAGGAGACCGCGGCCCTGCTCGCCCTCTGGCAGGACAAGGCCCGCGCCAGCGGCGAAGTGAAGGACATTGCCAGCGGCCATATCAGCGCGCTCGAAACCAAGATCGCCGAGCTGGAAGGCATGGTGAAAACGCTGAAGCATCTCGTCCATTGCTGCCAGGGCGACAACCGCCCCGATTGCCCGATTCTTGATGACCTTGCCGGAGAAAGACATTGA
- a CDS encoding heavy metal translocating P-type ATPase produces MHQNVHNHPAPTTLDITGMTCASCVSRVEKALLKVPGVETVSVNLATERATISGGEPDALLKAVEKVGYKGSLRAPDAPAHDHGHHHDEDAAILRRDVIVATILTLPLFVLEMGGHIYEPFHHWLMGIVPLQWLYISYFLLTTAVLFVPGWRFFRIGFPALFRGAPEMNSLVALGAGAAWLYSTIVTFAPQLVPAETRHVYFEAAAVIVTLILVGRWLEALAKGRTGEAIRQLMRQQAKTARVERDGEASEIPVEQVRVGDIVLVRPGEKIAVDGDIVEGASHIDESMISGEPLPVSKGVGAHVVGGTLNTSGAFRFRATKVGADTMLAQIIRMVEDAQAGKLPIQAVVDRITAVFVPIVIAVAVLTAIVWFVLGPDPKLTYALVNAVAVLIIACPCAMGLATPMSIMVGTGRAAQLGVLFRKSEALQQLRDAKVVAFDKTGTLTAGKPVLTDLVPGEGFEHDEVLALVAAAESRSEHPTANAIVAAAEQAGLALLPVEHFHAEPGHGVTAMIGGRQVQVGSARLLAGLDLSHFDAAVTRLAAEGKSPVFAAIDGKVAAALVVADTIKPTSKSVVDALHTMGLKTAMISGDNRRTAQAIAAQLGIDEVQAEVLPADKVEAIKALRQGNRIVAYVGDGINDAPALAEADIGIAVGDGTDAAIESADVVLLGGDLANVINALTISRATLKNIWENLFWAFGYNALLIPVAAGVLYPAFGILLSPMIGAGAMALSSVFVVVNAQRLRAVKGVSA; encoded by the coding sequence ATGCATCAGAACGTCCACAATCATCCCGCCCCCACCACGCTCGACATTACCGGCATGACCTGCGCCTCCTGCGTATCGCGGGTAGAAAAGGCCCTGCTCAAGGTGCCGGGCGTCGAAACGGTATCGGTCAATCTGGCCACCGAGCGCGCCACGATCAGCGGCGGCGAGCCCGATGCGCTGCTCAAGGCGGTCGAAAAGGTCGGCTATAAGGGCAGCCTGCGGGCGCCGGACGCGCCGGCCCATGACCATGGCCATCACCACGACGAAGACGCGGCCATCCTCAGGCGCGACGTGATCGTCGCCACGATCCTCACCCTGCCGCTCTTCGTGCTGGAAATGGGCGGGCACATCTATGAGCCGTTCCATCATTGGCTGATGGGCATCGTGCCCCTGCAATGGCTTTACATTTCCTATTTCCTGTTGACGACCGCCGTGCTTTTCGTCCCCGGCTGGCGCTTCTTCCGCATCGGCTTTCCGGCCCTGTTCCGCGGCGCGCCGGAGATGAATTCGCTGGTGGCGCTCGGCGCCGGCGCGGCCTGGCTCTATTCCACCATCGTCACCTTCGCGCCCCAGCTGGTGCCGGCAGAAACGCGCCATGTCTATTTCGAGGCCGCTGCCGTCATCGTCACGCTGATCCTGGTCGGCCGCTGGCTCGAGGCCCTGGCCAAGGGTCGCACCGGCGAGGCCATCCGCCAATTGATGCGCCAGCAGGCCAAGACCGCCCGCGTCGAGCGCGATGGCGAGGCCAGCGAAATCCCGGTCGAGCAGGTTCGTGTCGGCGATATCGTTCTGGTCCGTCCGGGCGAGAAGATCGCCGTCGACGGCGATATCGTCGAGGGGGCCAGCCATATCGATGAATCGATGATTTCCGGCGAGCCCCTGCCGGTCTCCAAGGGGGTGGGCGCGCATGTCGTCGGCGGCACGCTCAACACCTCCGGCGCCTTCCGCTTCCGCGCCACCAAGGTGGGCGCCGATACGATGCTGGCCCAGATCATCCGCATGGTCGAGGACGCGCAGGCCGGCAAACTGCCGATCCAGGCCGTGGTCGACAGGATCACCGCCGTCTTCGTGCCCATCGTCATCGCCGTCGCCGTGCTGACCGCCATTGTCTGGTTCGTCCTCGGACCGGATCCGAAGCTCACCTATGCCCTGGTCAATGCGGTGGCCGTGCTCATCATCGCCTGCCCCTGCGCCATGGGCCTGGCGACGCCCATGTCGATCATGGTCGGCACCGGTCGCGCCGCCCAGCTCGGCGTGCTGTTCCGCAAGAGCGAGGCTCTCCAGCAATTGCGCGATGCCAAAGTGGTCGCCTTCGACAAGACCGGCACGCTCACCGCCGGCAAGCCGGTGCTCACCGATCTCGTCCCCGGCGAGGGGTTCGAACATGATGAGGTCCTGGCTTTGGTCGCCGCCGCCGAGTCGCGCTCCGAGCATCCGACCGCCAATGCCATCGTCGCGGCGGCGGAACAGGCCGGGCTCGCCCTGCTCCCGGTCGAGCATTTCCATGCCGAACCCGGCCATGGCGTCACCGCCATGATTGGCGGGCGCCAGGTTCAGGTCGGCTCGGCCCGGCTGCTCGCAGGTCTGGACCTGTCCCATTTCGATGCGGCAGTCACCCGTCTCGCCGCCGAAGGCAAGAGTCCGGTTTTCGCCGCCATCGACGGCAAGGTCGCCGCCGCCCTGGTCGTCGCCGACACGATCAAGCCCACCAGCAAGTCGGTCGTCGACGCGCTGCACACCATGGGTCTGAAGACGGCGATGATCTCCGGCGACAATCGTCGCACCGCTCAGGCCATCGCCGCCCAGCTCGGCATCGATGAAGTGCAGGCCGAAGTGCTGCCCGCCGACAAGGTCGAGGCCATCAAGGCGCTGCGTCAGGGCAATCGCATCGTCGCCTATGTCGGCGACGGCATCAACGACGCGCCGGCTCTGGCCGAGGCCGATATCGGCATTGCCGTGGGCGACGGCACCGATGCCGCGATCGAGAGCGCCGACGTGGTTTTGCTGGGTGGCGACCTCGCAAACGTTATCAATGCGCTAACGATTAGCCGGGCGACGCTAAAGAATATCTGGGAAAATCTGTTCTGGGCCTTCGGCTACAATGCCCTGCTGATCCCGGTCGCCGCCGGCGTGCTCTACCCGGCATTTGGCATCCTGCTTTCCCCGATGATCGGCGCCGGCGCCATGGCTCTGTCCTCGGTCTTCGTGGTCGTCAATGCCCAGCGTTTGCGGGCAGTTAAGGGGGTTTCCGCATGA